In one window of Polaromonas naphthalenivorans CJ2 DNA:
- a CDS encoding GNAT family N-acetyltransferase, whose protein sequence is MVHPGTLLKASFQASKAFFRPPVQDGASRPGAPSVMVPIRSIGPSHRGRIAAHLLALSPQDRYLRFGYSANDEQIRRYVDGLNFERDEIFGIYNRRLELIAMAHLAFTTDPELKSCAEFGVSVLAHARGRGYGARLFDRAVMHSRNEGIEMMFIHALSENTAMLSIACKAGATVERDGSETEAYLKLQPANLDSRMSEMFDEQIAQTDYRLKVQARQFWRFLALLQEVRRGVRDSRDRMKK, encoded by the coding sequence ATGGTTCATCCCGGCACACTTTTAAAGGCCTCCTTCCAGGCGAGCAAGGCGTTTTTCCGCCCGCCCGTGCAGGACGGCGCATCTCGTCCTGGCGCCCCGTCGGTCATGGTGCCGATCCGCTCCATCGGCCCCAGCCACCGTGGGCGCATCGCCGCGCATTTGCTGGCGCTCAGCCCGCAGGACCGTTACCTGCGCTTTGGCTACTCGGCCAATGACGAGCAGATCCGGCGTTACGTGGATGGGCTCAATTTTGAGCGTGACGAAATTTTTGGGATTTACAACCGCAGGCTTGAGCTGATTGCCATGGCGCACCTGGCCTTTACCACCGATCCCGAACTCAAGAGCTGTGCCGAGTTTGGCGTTTCGGTGCTGGCGCATGCGCGCGGCCGGGGTTATGGCGCCCGCCTGTTTGACCGGGCCGTGATGCATTCGCGCAATGAGGGCATCGAGATGATGTTCATCCATGCGCTGAGCGAAAACACCGCCATGTTGAGCATCGCCTGCAAGGCTGGCGCCACGGTGGAGCGCGACGGCTCCGAAACCGAAGCCTACCTCAAGCTGCAGCCGGCGAACCTGGATTCGCGCATGAGCGAAATGTTCGATGAGCAGATCGCGCAGACCGACTACCGGCTCAAGGTGCAGGCCCGGCAGTTCTGGCGTTTTCTGGCGCTGCTGCAGGAAGTCAGGCGCGGCGTGCGCGACAGCCGCGACCGCATGAAGAAGTAG
- a CDS encoding HlyC/CorC family transporter gives MSDVPPSRSSKPEDKRGFLQKLAEMLHPGPDSKDELIETLVEAQDNEVIGQQSREMLEGVIRMADMTAGDVMVAAPRMDLVNINAPFDELLHLIIDTAHSRFPVFEDEKENIIGILMAKDLLKLQRAPELNIRALLRPAVFVPESKGLNELLREFRVNHNHLAVVIDEFGRVAGLITIEDVLEQIVGEIEDEFDIAEDAGDIFALTDHTYRVSGDTSVERVNESFEVLLPDTDFETIGGLVAHEMGHVPKRGEHYALAGLQFTVLHTKGGAVRWFKVSPAAVIQTSDAL, from the coding sequence GTGTCCGATGTTCCTCCCAGTCGGTCTTCCAAGCCGGAAGACAAGCGCGGCTTTTTGCAAAAGCTCGCTGAAATGCTCCACCCCGGTCCGGACTCCAAGGACGAATTGATCGAAACCCTGGTGGAAGCCCAGGACAACGAAGTCATCGGCCAGCAAAGCCGCGAAATGCTCGAAGGCGTGATCCGCATGGCCGACATGACGGCTGGCGATGTCATGGTGGCCGCGCCGCGCATGGACCTGGTCAACATCAATGCGCCCTTCGATGAGCTGCTGCACCTGATCATCGACACCGCCCATTCGCGCTTTCCGGTGTTCGAGGATGAAAAGGAAAACATCATCGGCATCCTGATGGCCAAGGACTTGCTCAAACTCCAGCGTGCGCCCGAACTCAACATCCGGGCGCTGCTGCGTCCGGCGGTGTTCGTTCCAGAAAGCAAGGGACTGAACGAGCTGCTGCGCGAATTCCGGGTCAACCACAACCACCTGGCCGTGGTCATTGACGAGTTCGGCCGCGTCGCCGGCCTGATCACGATTGAGGACGTGCTGGAGCAGATCGTCGGCGAGATCGAGGACGAATTCGACATTGCCGAAGACGCGGGCGATATTTTTGCCCTGACCGACCATACCTACCGCGTGAGCGGCGACACCTCGGTCGAGCGGGTCAACGAGTCGTTCGAGGTGTTGCTCCCGGACACCGACTTCGAAACCATTGGCGGCCTGGTCGCGCATGAAATGGGCCACGTCCCCAAGCGCGGCGAGCATTACGCGCTGGCCGGCCTGCAGTTCACCGTGCTGCACACCAAGGGCGGCGCCGTGCGCTGGTTCAAGGTGTCGCCTGCGGCTGTCATTCAAACGTCCGACGCCCTGTGA
- the lnt gene encoding apolipoprotein N-acyltransferase translates to MRSSSPVRFGSAGLKRPTQPPRNRLAWLQFAIVLVAGCTHAASMAWPFPLGSVLGLVQGQPVGWLQLLALALLAGQLDGARSWRRGAWLGGLFAVAMQCATFWWLFISLHVYGGLAAPLAVLSIVLLAAFLGLYYAAACGLFVAFAPVQAAWRALFFAAAWLLAELARVKFFTGFPWGEGGYAHVDGWARPLAAWAGVHGLTFIAALVAAWLAFCLLAPKTRWRAALAGVALSVTVAWLPVYNVGDVEPDPQLAKPMSVTLLQGNIPQDEKFVGGTGVVTALRWYGEQLHGAKGALVVAPETALPLLPQQLPDGYWQALQARFTTGDQAALIGLPLGDYDTGYSNSVIGLKPVPPGQPASLAQPEPYRYDKHHLVPFGEVIPPGFHWFIKLMNIPLGDFNRGAVGQPSFGWQGQRLAPNICYEDLFGEELGARFVDAAQAPTMFVNISNIGWFGNTVAIDQHLQISRMRSLEFGRPMIRATNTGATVIINYRGEVTHSLPRHTRGVLTGEVQGRSGITPYAWWAGRFGLWPLWGLSLAVTGLAFLGRRR, encoded by the coding sequence ATGAGGTCTTCATCGCCCGTCCGCTTCGGATCAGCAGGCTTGAAACGCCCCACCCAGCCGCCGCGCAACCGGCTGGCATGGCTCCAGTTTGCTATTGTTTTGGTAGCTGGTTGTACGCATGCAGCAAGCATGGCGTGGCCCTTTCCCTTGGGCTCCGTGCTGGGGCTGGTCCAGGGCCAGCCGGTGGGCTGGCTGCAGTTGCTGGCGCTGGCCTTGCTGGCCGGGCAGCTCGATGGCGCGCGCTCCTGGCGGCGCGGCGCCTGGCTGGGCGGCCTGTTTGCCGTCGCCATGCAGTGCGCCACCTTCTGGTGGCTGTTCATTTCACTGCATGTGTATGGCGGACTGGCTGCGCCGCTGGCGGTGCTGTCCATCGTGCTGCTGGCCGCATTCCTGGGCCTGTACTACGCTGCCGCTTGTGGGTTATTTGTGGCCTTTGCGCCCGTCCAGGCTGCATGGCGTGCTCTGTTTTTTGCAGCGGCATGGCTGCTGGCCGAACTGGCGCGGGTCAAATTTTTCACAGGCTTTCCGTGGGGCGAGGGCGGTTATGCCCATGTGGATGGCTGGGCCAGGCCGCTGGCCGCCTGGGCCGGCGTGCATGGATTGACCTTCATCGCCGCGCTGGTCGCTGCCTGGCTGGCGTTTTGTTTGCTCGCGCCCAAAACGCGCTGGCGGGCCGCGCTGGCGGGTGTGGCCCTGAGCGTCACCGTCGCCTGGCTGCCGGTTTATAACGTCGGCGATGTCGAGCCTGATCCGCAACTGGCCAAGCCGATGTCGGTCACGCTGCTGCAGGGCAATATTCCCCAGGACGAGAAATTCGTGGGCGGCACCGGCGTTGTCACCGCGCTGCGCTGGTACGGCGAGCAGTTGCACGGTGCCAAAGGCGCGCTGGTGGTGGCGCCTGAAACCGCGCTGCCGCTGCTGCCGCAGCAATTGCCCGACGGCTACTGGCAGGCGCTGCAGGCGCGCTTTACCACCGGCGACCAGGCCGCGCTGATCGGCCTGCCGCTGGGAGACTACGACACCGGCTATTCGAATTCAGTGATTGGCCTGAAGCCTGTGCCACCCGGCCAGCCCGCGTCGCTGGCGCAGCCTGAACCTTACCGCTACGACAAGCACCACCTGGTGCCTTTTGGCGAGGTGATTCCGCCCGGTTTCCACTGGTTCATCAAGCTGATGAACATCCCGCTGGGCGACTTCAACCGTGGCGCGGTGGGCCAGCCCTCGTTTGGCTGGCAGGGCCAGCGGCTGGCGCCCAACATCTGCTACGAGGATTTGTTCGGCGAGGAACTGGGCGCGCGTTTTGTCGATGCGGCTCAGGCGCCGACGATGTTTGTCAACATCAGCAATATCGGCTGGTTCGGCAACACGGTGGCGATTGACCAGCATTTGCAGATCTCGCGCATGCGCTCGCTGGAGTTTGGCCGGCCGATGATTCGCGCCACCAACACCGGCGCCACCGTCATCATCAATTACCGGGGCGAGGTCACGCATTCGCTGCCGCGCCACACCCGGGGCGTGCTGACCGGCGAAGTGCAGGGCCGCAGCGGCATCACGCCCTACGCCTGGTGGGCCGGGCGTTTCGGGCTCTGGCCGCTGTGGGGACTTAGCCTGGCGGTGACCGGGCTGGCCTTCCTGGGCCGGCGCCGCTGA
- a CDS encoding LysR family transcriptional regulator, whose protein sequence is MNLRQLEVFQAVMQTGNMSAAARLICITPSAVSKTIGHTELQLGYKLFVRAKGTLAPTPEARVLFEESTLIHRKLDELKRMAINLRQVDGGQVRLAALPSISHEFLPLVLEQHLTRYPRVNVEVRTLHQDQMVEALLTRRVDFALGFYTHPHPLLTNTVLVSGLLHLVVKADIWERAVRARRQNPMSFLTSMPLVRLVGEDPMCQSIDALARHLGHTATTGLQVHTSRLALELVRRGMGWTVVDFLTARNLDASLTAVPLHDFASISLQMYVATSTPPSQDALRMVGMLPGLLHQMMESSPPPRRE, encoded by the coding sequence ATGAACCTCAGGCAACTCGAAGTCTTTCAGGCCGTCATGCAAACCGGCAACATGAGCGCGGCCGCGCGGCTGATCTGCATCACGCCCTCGGCGGTCAGCAAAACCATCGGGCACACCGAGCTGCAACTGGGCTACAAGCTGTTCGTCAGGGCCAAGGGCACGCTGGCGCCCACGCCCGAGGCGCGCGTGCTGTTCGAAGAGTCCACCCTGATCCACCGCAAGCTCGATGAACTCAAGCGCATGGCCATCAACCTGCGCCAGGTCGATGGCGGACAGGTGCGGCTGGCGGCCCTTCCGTCGATCAGCCACGAGTTCTTGCCGCTGGTGCTGGAGCAGCATTTGACGCGCTATCCGCGCGTCAATGTGGAGGTGCGCACGCTGCACCAGGACCAGATGGTCGAGGCGCTGCTGACCCGGCGCGTGGACTTTGCGCTGGGTTTTTACACGCATCCGCACCCGCTGCTGACCAATACCGTGCTGGTGAGCGGGCTGCTGCACCTGGTCGTCAAGGCCGACATCTGGGAGCGCGCGGTGCGGGCGCGGCGCCAGAACCCGATGTCTTTCCTGACCAGCATGCCGCTGGTCCGGCTGGTGGGCGAAGACCCGATGTGCCAGTCGATTGACGCGCTGGCCCGCCACTTGGGGCACACGGCAACGACAGGCCTGCAGGTGCATACCTCGCGGCTGGCGCTGGAACTGGTCAGGCGGGGCATGGGCTGGACGGTGGTGGACTTCCTGACCGCCCGCAATCTCGATGCGTCGCTCACGGCCGTGCCGCTGCATGACTTTGCGTCGATTTCGCTGCAGATGTATGTGGCCACCAGCACGCCGCCCAGCCAGGATGCCCTGCGCATGGTCGGCATGCTGCCCGGCCTGCTGCACCAGATGATGGAAAGCAGCCCGCCGCCCCGCCGGGAATGA
- a CDS encoding asparaginase, protein MASLAMAQAAKPNVVILATGGTIAGAGASALNSATYAAAKVPVDKLLAGLPELGNVANVRGEQVAQIASESFNNETLMKLGKRVSALVKQADVDGIVVTHGTDTLEETAYFLNLVVRTSKPIVVVGSMRPGTALSADGALNLFDAVSVAASKDAAGKGVLVTMNDEINSGRDVAKLINIKTEAFKSQWGPLGMVVEGKNYWFRAPVKLHTAQSEFNIDDFETLAPVEIVYSYGNVSTTAVDAVGKSGVKALIHAGTGNGSVAAALVPSLQAIRAQGVQVIRSSRVPAGFVLRNAEQPDDKYDWVVAHDLNPQKARILAAVALTKTTDSKELQRIFWQY, encoded by the coding sequence ATGGCTTCCCTGGCCATGGCGCAGGCCGCCAAGCCCAATGTGGTGATCCTGGCCACCGGCGGCACGATTGCCGGCGCTGGCGCTTCGGCCCTGAACAGCGCGACCTACGCGGCGGCCAAGGTGCCGGTGGACAAGCTGCTGGCGGGCTTGCCCGAACTGGGCAACGTGGCCAATGTGCGCGGCGAGCAGGTGGCGCAGATCGCCTCCGAAAGCTTCAACAACGAAACCCTGATGAAGCTCGGCAAGCGCGTCTCGGCCCTCGTCAAGCAGGCCGATGTGGACGGCATCGTGGTGACCCACGGCACCGACACGCTCGAAGAAACCGCCTACTTCCTGAACCTCGTGGTCCGCACCAGCAAGCCCATCGTGGTGGTCGGCTCGATGCGTCCCGGCACGGCGCTGTCCGCCGATGGCGCGCTGAACCTGTTCGACGCGGTGAGCGTGGCCGCCAGCAAGGACGCAGCGGGCAAGGGCGTTCTGGTCACGATGAACGACGAGATCAACAGCGGCCGCGACGTGGCCAAGCTGATCAACATCAAGACCGAAGCCTTCAAAAGCCAGTGGGGTCCGCTGGGCATGGTGGTCGAAGGCAAAAACTACTGGTTCCGCGCGCCGGTCAAGCTCCACACCGCCCAGTCCGAGTTCAATATCGACGATTTCGAAACGCTGGCGCCGGTCGAGATCGTGTACAGCTACGGCAATGTGTCCACCACCGCCGTGGACGCCGTGGGCAAATCCGGCGTCAAGGCGCTGATCCATGCCGGCACCGGCAACGGCTCGGTGGCCGCCGCCCTGGTACCGTCGCTGCAAGCCATCCGCGCCCAGGGCGTGCAGGTGATCCGCTCGTCCCGCGTGCCCGCCGGCTTTGTGCTGCGCAACGCCGAGCAGCCCGACGACAAGTACGACTGGGTGGTCGCGCATGACCTGAACCCGCAAAAAGCCCGCATCCTGGCCGCCGTGGCATTGACCAAAACCACCGACAGCAAGGAGCTGCAGCGGATTTTCTGGCAGTATTGA
- the glyQ gene encoding glycine--tRNA ligase subunit alpha: MLTFQQIILKLQSYWADQGCALLQPYDMEVGAGTSHTATFLRALGPEPWKAAYVQPSRRPKDGRYGENPNRLQHYYQYQVVLKPAPANILELYLGSLEALGFDLKKNDIRFVEDDWENPTLGAWGLGWEVWLNGMEVTQFTYFQQVGGIDCKPATGEITYGLERLAMYLQGVDNVYNLTWTDGLTYGDVYKQNEVEQSTYNFEHSDTDFLFTAFSAHEKQAKHLVEQQLALPAYEQVLKAGHSFNLLDARGAISVTERAAYIGRIRNLARAVAQSYYESRERLGFPLAPREWVEQMTKTSKTTTKKGA; encoded by the coding sequence ATGCTCACTTTCCAGCAAATCATCCTGAAACTGCAGTCCTACTGGGCCGACCAGGGCTGCGCGCTTTTGCAGCCCTATGACATGGAAGTCGGCGCCGGTACTTCACATACTGCTACGTTTTTAAGAGCGCTTGGCCCCGAGCCGTGGAAAGCGGCCTATGTGCAGCCAAGCCGCCGCCCGAAAGACGGCCGCTATGGCGAAAACCCCAACCGCCTGCAGCACTACTACCAGTACCAGGTGGTGCTCAAGCCGGCGCCCGCCAACATCCTGGAGCTGTACCTCGGCAGCCTCGAAGCGCTGGGCTTCGATTTGAAGAAAAACGACATCCGTTTCGTCGAGGACGACTGGGAAAACCCGACGCTGGGCGCCTGGGGCCTGGGCTGGGAAGTCTGGCTCAACGGCATGGAAGTGACGCAGTTCACCTACTTCCAGCAGGTCGGCGGCATCGACTGCAAGCCGGCCACCGGCGAAATCACCTACGGCCTGGAGCGCCTGGCGATGTATTTGCAGGGCGTGGACAACGTCTATAACCTGACCTGGACCGACGGTTTGACCTATGGCGACGTGTACAAGCAGAACGAGGTCGAGCAATCGACCTACAACTTCGAGCATTCCGATACCGACTTCCTGTTCACCGCCTTCAGCGCGCATGAAAAGCAGGCCAAGCACCTGGTCGAGCAGCAACTGGCCTTGCCGGCCTACGAGCAGGTGCTCAAGGCGGGGCACAGCTTCAACCTGCTCGATGCCCGTGGCGCCATCAGCGTGACCGAGCGCGCCGCCTACATCGGCCGCATCCGCAACCTGGCGCGTGCCGTTGCGCAAAGCTATTACGAGAGCCGCGAGCGCCTGGGTTTCCCGCTCGCGCCGCGCGAATGGGTGGAACAAATGACAAAAACAAGCAAGACGACGACGAAGAAGGGCGCCTGA
- the glyS gene encoding glycine--tRNA ligase subunit beta — MTTKNLLVELFVEELPPKALKKLGDAFAGVLAEQLKALGLATAESVVTAYASPRRLAAHISHVWLKADDKAVQQKLMPVSVGLDSAGHATPALLKRLQALGADLSDPVAAVAALKRAPDGKAEALFYNSLVTGATLDTGLQKALEEAIAKLPIPKVMSYQLETDCELPGWTSVNFVRPAHGLVALHGSTVVPVKVLGLKAGNSTRGHRFEAAVDPVVLADADSYAVTLEIDGAVIASFAQRKAEIARQLAEAAAELGGGVQPIEDDALLDEVTALVERPNVLVCEFEKEFLDVPQECLILTMKANQKYFPLLDAAGKLTNKFLVVSNISPEDASFVIGGNERVVRPRLADAKFFFDQDRKRTLASRVEGLGKVVYHNKLGTQGERTERVAEIAVKIAQLLEGDALAGKAGKAAWLAKADLLTDMVGEFPELQGTMGRYYALHDGHSAEIAAAIEDHYKPRFAGDELPRNPVGVVVALADKLETLVGMFGIGNLPTGDKDPFALRRHALGVIRMLVEKDLPLDLGALVGGAAPVFGDKITDATPALLDFIYDRLSGSLREQGYSAQEVDSVVSQKPQRLGDVPKRLAAVRAFAALPEAPALAAANKRIGNILKKEALEVDPHVSELLLREAAEIALYAAMRDVVPTANAQFDTGDYTASLQTLAALRAPVDAFFDGVMVNAEELDLRLNRQGLLKSLHNAMNRVADLSRLVA; from the coding sequence ATGACCACCAAAAACCTTCTGGTCGAACTGTTCGTGGAAGAGCTGCCGCCCAAGGCGCTGAAAAAGCTCGGCGATGCCTTCGCCGGCGTGCTGGCCGAGCAGCTCAAGGCGCTGGGCCTGGCCACGGCTGAATCGGTGGTGACGGCCTATGCCTCGCCTCGCCGCCTGGCCGCGCACATCAGCCATGTCTGGCTCAAGGCCGACGACAAGGCCGTGCAGCAAAAGCTCATGCCGGTGTCGGTCGGGCTCGATAGCGCCGGCCACGCCACGCCGGCGCTGCTGAAAAGGCTGCAGGCGCTGGGCGCCGACCTGTCCGATCCGGTGGCCGCTGTCGCCGCGTTGAAGCGCGCGCCCGATGGCAAGGCCGAAGCGCTGTTCTACAACAGCCTGGTGACCGGCGCCACGCTGGATACCGGCCTGCAGAAAGCGCTGGAGGAAGCGATTGCCAAGCTGCCGATTCCGAAGGTCATGAGCTACCAGCTGGAAACCGACTGCGAGCTGCCCGGCTGGACCAGCGTGAATTTCGTGCGCCCGGCGCACGGCCTGGTCGCGCTGCACGGCAGCACCGTGGTGCCCGTCAAGGTGCTGGGCCTGAAGGCCGGCAACAGCACGCGCGGCCACCGCTTTGAAGCCGCCGTTGACCCGGTGGTGCTGGCGGACGCCGACAGCTACGCCGTTACCCTGGAAATCGACGGCGCGGTGATCGCCAGCTTTGCCCAGCGCAAGGCCGAGATCGCGCGCCAGCTGGCCGAGGCGGCCGCCGAACTGGGCGGCGGCGTCCAGCCGATTGAAGACGACGCCCTGCTCGACGAAGTGACCGCGCTGGTCGAGCGGCCCAATGTGCTGGTCTGCGAGTTTGAAAAAGAGTTCCTCGATGTGCCGCAGGAATGCCTGATCCTGACGATGAAGGCCAACCAGAAATACTTTCCGCTGCTCGACGCCGCAGGCAAGCTGACGAACAAGTTCCTCGTCGTCAGCAACATCAGCCCCGAAGACGCCAGCTTTGTCATCGGCGGCAACGAACGCGTGGTGCGCCCGCGCCTGGCCGATGCGAAGTTTTTCTTTGACCAGGATCGGAAGAGGACGCTGGCTTCGCGCGTTGAAGGCCTGGGCAAAGTTGTTTATCACAACAAGCTGGGCACGCAGGGTGAAAGGACGGAGCGTGTCGCTGAAATCGCAGTAAAGATCGCTCAGTTACTTGAGGGTGACGCGCTAGCCGGGAAAGCTGGGAAGGCCGCTTGGTTGGCAAAGGCGGATTTACTTACTGACATGGTGGGCGAGTTCCCCGAACTACAAGGAACAATGGGGCGCTATTACGCGTTACACGACGGCCATAGTGCGGAAATAGCCGCTGCAATTGAAGATCACTACAAGCCGCGCTTTGCCGGCGACGAGTTGCCGCGCAACCCGGTCGGCGTGGTCGTTGCGCTGGCTGACAAGCTCGAAACGCTGGTCGGCATGTTCGGCATTGGCAACCTGCCCACGGGTGACAAAGACCCGTTCGCGCTGCGCCGCCATGCGCTGGGCGTGATTCGGATGCTGGTTGAAAAAGACTTGCCGCTCGATTTGGGTGCTCTGGTGGGCGGCGCGGCTCCGGTGTTCGGCGACAAGATCACCGATGCAACGCCAGCGTTGCTCGACTTCATCTACGACCGCCTATCTGGCTCCCTGCGCGAACAAGGCTACAGCGCCCAGGAAGTCGATTCAGTCGTCTCCCAAAAACCGCAGCGCCTCGGCGACGTGCCCAAGCGCCTGGCCGCCGTTCGCGCCTTCGCCGCGCTGCCCGAAGCCCCGGCCCTGGCCGCCGCCAACAAGCGCATCGGCAACATCCTCAAGAAGGAAGCGCTGGAAGTGGACCCGCATGTCAGCGAACTGCTGCTCAGGGAAGCGGCCGAAATCGCCCTGTATGCCGCGATGCGGGACGTGGTGCCCACGGCCAATGCGCAGTTCGACACTGGTGACTACACCGCCTCGCTGCAAACGCTGGCCGCCTTGCGCGCGCCTGTCGATGCCTTCTTCGACGGCGTGATGGTCAACGCCGAGGAACTCGACCTGCGCCTGAACCGCCAGGGCCTGCTCAAAAGCCTGCACAACGCCATGAACCGGGTGGCTGACCTGTCGCGCCTGGTGGCTTGA
- the gmhB gene encoding D-glycero-beta-D-manno-heptose 1,7-bisphosphate 7-phosphatase, translating to MKLVILDRDGTINSDSDDFVKTPEEWLPLPGALEAIARLNHAGWHVVIASNQSGLGRGLFDVVSLNAMHAKMNKLLALQGGRIDAVFYCPHTADEHCHCRKPKPGLLEQIGTRFGVPLKGVPMVGDSLRDVVAGAAAGCEPHLVLTGKSQKYRGMAPPEGLPDGTLVHQDLAAFADFVLARAAQSEAASR from the coding sequence ATGAAACTAGTCATCCTCGACCGCGACGGCACGATCAACAGCGACAGCGACGACTTCGTCAAGACGCCCGAGGAGTGGCTGCCGCTGCCCGGTGCGCTCGAAGCGATTGCGCGGCTCAACCATGCCGGCTGGCATGTGGTGATTGCCTCCAACCAGTCGGGACTGGGGCGCGGTCTGTTCGACGTGGTCTCGCTCAATGCCATGCATGCCAAGATGAACAAGCTGCTGGCGCTGCAGGGCGGACGGATCGACGCGGTGTTTTACTGCCCGCACACCGCCGATGAACACTGCCACTGCCGCAAGCCCAAGCCCGGGCTGCTTGAGCAGATCGGCACGCGTTTTGGCGTGCCGCTCAAGGGTGTTCCCATGGTAGGCGACTCGCTGCGCGATGTCGTCGCGGGCGCGGCCGCCGGGTGCGAGCCGCACCTGGTGCTGACCGGCAAATCGCAAAAATACCGGGGCATGGCGCCGCCCGAAGGCTTGCCCGATGGAACGCTGGTGCACCAGGATCTGGCGGCATTTGCCGACTTCGTCCTGGCGCGCGCGGCCCAGTCTGAAGCCGCCAGCCGCTGA
- a CDS encoding lysophospholipid acyltransferase family protein, producing the protein MPLIRSVLHMLWLILTVIPWALFVVIASLFVNSTTMYWMCARWLKLAVDSGTLILGIKNRVTGLENLPSGEKSAAVLLVKHQSTWETLTMPAIMPHPLAYVFKKELLYIPFFGWAMARMDMIHIDRSQRAQAFNKVVAQGKRLMAQGTWVIMFPEGTRINRGQKGVYKSGGTRLAIETGAPVIPIAVTSARCWPRKAFIKKPGIVDISIGKPIPSAGRKPDELMREVEAWIEAEMRRLDPEAYAGRDATPARVRS; encoded by the coding sequence ATGCCCTTGATTCGCTCCGTCCTGCACATGCTGTGGCTGATCCTTACCGTGATTCCGTGGGCGCTGTTCGTGGTCATCGCCTCGCTGTTTGTCAACAGCACCACCATGTACTGGATGTGCGCCCGCTGGCTCAAGCTGGCGGTGGACAGCGGCACCCTGATCCTGGGCATCAAGAACCGGGTGACCGGCCTGGAAAACCTGCCCAGCGGCGAAAAAAGCGCCGCCGTCCTGCTGGTCAAGCACCAGTCCACCTGGGAGACGCTGACCATGCCGGCGATCATGCCGCACCCGCTGGCTTATGTGTTCAAGAAGGAACTGCTCTACATTCCATTTTTTGGCTGGGCAATGGCACGCATGGACATGATTCACATCGACCGCAGCCAGCGCGCACAGGCCTTCAACAAGGTCGTCGCGCAGGGCAAGCGCCTGATGGCGCAAGGCACCTGGGTGATCATGTTTCCCGAGGGGACGCGCATCAACCGGGGGCAAAAAGGCGTCTATAAATCGGGCGGCACCCGGCTGGCCATCGAAACCGGCGCGCCCGTGATCCCGATTGCCGTGACCTCGGCCCGGTGCTGGCCGCGCAAGGCCTTCATCAAGAAGCCGGGCATTGTCGATATCTCCATCGGCAAGCCGATTCCCAGCGCGGGCCGCAAGCCCGACGAGCTGATGCGCGAAGTCGAAGCCTGGATCGAGGCCGAAATGCGCCGGCTTGACCCCGAAGCCTATGCCGGCCGTGACGCCACGCCCGCCAGGGTTCGCTCCTGA
- a CDS encoding M48 family metallopeptidase, which translates to MMRQARQPAAMARRLVQLTLDLFAPDRAAPAGNLASAAQASDSIQNMPSAQAEQAQTAIETVASPVLPPLPAFRHPRATREIVLDGRLVAYEVKRRKRRTIGFSVGSEGLAVSAPKWVPLYEIDQAVQGKSRWILKKLHETRERHRQLESARIDWQEGATFPFLGEPVRVVLDSRQLHTALEAGSASAEAARILRIKLPPDAAPGQIQLAVQAWLQQQARQLFTARLDFFAAQLGVEWRKLSLSSAATRWGSASTSGAIRLNWRLVHFSPAVVDYVVVHELSHLRFMDHGPHFWATVHGVMPNHAALRRQLKDEVIPRW; encoded by the coding sequence ATGATGCGCCAGGCACGGCAACCGGCGGCGATGGCGCGCAGGCTTGTCCAGCTGACGCTTGATCTTTTCGCACCTGACCGTGCCGCGCCCGCCGGCAACCTTGCCAGCGCTGCCCAGGCTTCGGATTCAATACAAAATATGCCTTCTGCGCAGGCGGAGCAAGCGCAGACAGCTATCGAAACAGTAGCGAGTCCCGTGCTGCCACCGTTGCCCGCCTTTCGCCACCCGCGCGCCACGCGCGAAATCGTGCTCGATGGCCGGCTGGTGGCCTATGAGGTCAAACGCCGCAAGCGCCGGACCATCGGCTTTTCCGTCGGCAGCGAGGGGCTGGCCGTGAGTGCGCCGAAATGGGTGCCGCTGTATGAAATCGACCAGGCCGTGCAAGGCAAGTCGCGCTGGATTCTGAAGAAACTGCATGAGACGCGCGAGCGGCACCGCCAGCTTGAATCGGCACGGATTGACTGGCAGGAGGGCGCCACCTTTCCTTTCCTGGGCGAGCCCGTGCGGGTGGTTCTGGATTCCCGCCAGCTTCATACCGCCCTGGAAGCCGGGTCCGCAAGCGCCGAAGCCGCGCGAATCCTGCGCATCAAGCTGCCGCCCGATGCCGCCCCGGGCCAGATTCAACTCGCTGTGCAGGCCTGGCTGCAGCAGCAGGCCCGGCAGCTTTTTACCGCCCGGCTTGATTTTTTCGCGGCGCAACTCGGCGTGGAGTGGCGCAAGCTCAGCCTTTCCAGCGCCGCCACGCGCTGGGGCAGCGCCAGCACCAGCGGCGCCATCCGGCTCAACTGGCGACTGGTGCATTTCAGTCCGGCCGTGGTGGACTATGTGGTGGTTCACGAACTCAGCCACCTTCGCTTCATGGACCACGGTCCGCATTTCTGGGCCACCGTGCATGGCGTCATGCCCAACCATGCCGCATTGCGGCGCCAGCTCAAGGATGAAGTCATCCCGCGCTGGTAA